In Streptomyces sp. NBC_01717, one DNA window encodes the following:
- a CDS encoding DUF4328 domain-containing protein, whose protein sequence is MGESKLDWIPSAALGSVPVNHDDAVAISPPAPSTEREPLFVPRAMTTVVMAALGVCVLVNAALLIAQLRFFRAADGSYAAVQREMWVGNLTGMRLLTFLVTGIVFLRWLWQMRVNAEALAPRGHRMKRGWTTGAWLVPVACFFLPKRIINDIWAASSPPDRPRRTDALLTSWWLLFVAAQLLAFPSTSRGPLSTEMAGAALHVLAGVLGIGVVRRLAAMQRARLHG, encoded by the coding sequence ATGGGAGAGTCCAAGCTGGACTGGATACCGAGCGCGGCATTAGGTTCCGTCCCTGTGAATCACGACGACGCCGTCGCCATATCCCCGCCCGCGCCATCGACCGAGCGCGAGCCGCTCTTCGTGCCGAGGGCGATGACGACCGTGGTCATGGCAGCGCTCGGGGTCTGCGTGCTGGTGAATGCCGCATTGCTCATCGCTCAACTGCGGTTTTTTCGCGCTGCTGACGGCTCGTATGCCGCCGTCCAGAGGGAGATGTGGGTCGGCAACCTCACCGGCATGAGGCTGCTCACCTTCCTGGTGACCGGAATCGTCTTCCTTCGCTGGCTGTGGCAGATGCGGGTGAACGCCGAGGCGCTGGCGCCTCGCGGACACCGGATGAAACGCGGTTGGACCACAGGCGCGTGGCTGGTGCCGGTCGCCTGCTTCTTCCTGCCCAAGCGGATCATCAATGACATCTGGGCCGCCAGCTCTCCGCCCGACAGGCCGCGGCGTACCGATGCACTGCTGACGTCGTGGTGGCTGCTCTTCGTGGCCGCGCAGCTTCTCGCCTTTCCCTCCACCTCCCGGGGCCCACTCTCAACAGAGATGGCCGGGGCCGCGCTCCATGTCCTCGCAGGAGTGCTGGGTATCGGTGTGGTGCGGCGACTTGCCGCGATGCAGAGAGCGCGTCTCCACGGTTGA